A stretch of the Sulfurimonas sp. HSL-1656 genome encodes the following:
- a CDS encoding AAA family ATPase, translating into MQSGQNLFLTGGAGTGKTTLTRQIIAAYGVEGKKVAKLASTGMAAALIGGQTLHSFFDLGIADSETDLERRGKLIPKKKIVKLVRAMDLIVIDEISMVSAEVLDMVRLRLLQCGFDGVLLAVGDFLQLPPVTRGTIRFAFEAPSWSAFAFETVTLTHNWRSEDTEFNGILNAVRHARVGEEEHLYLHELIKPTGEDLSSYTFLYGTNRSAFEHNREQLDAVEGDLYAFETQSVCHDTKTQPREVQRFMEDARIPEILELKIGAPVLFTRNSWNYVNGERGSIVKLEQDAVSVRKSDGIVVKLERVGTEKSRWEERTVEQEKQMVEVPLITLYQFPIVLAFAITIHKSQGMSIPDLVIDTTEIFAPSQFYVALSRAVSPHTLILKQPRVNWANLAFVHPKALAFVSA; encoded by the coding sequence TTGCAATCCGGACAGAACCTTTTTCTCACCGGCGGGGCCGGCACCGGGAAAACGACCCTGACACGCCAGATCATCGCCGCGTACGGCGTCGAAGGGAAAAAAGTCGCCAAGCTCGCTTCGACGGGCATGGCGGCAGCCCTGATCGGCGGCCAGACCCTGCACAGTTTTTTCGACCTCGGCATCGCCGACAGTGAAACGGACCTGGAGCGGCGGGGCAAGCTGATCCCCAAGAAGAAGATCGTGAAGCTGGTGCGTGCCATGGACCTCATAGTCATCGACGAGATTTCGATGGTGAGCGCGGAGGTACTTGATATGGTCCGGCTCCGGTTGCTGCAGTGCGGGTTTGACGGCGTGCTTCTGGCCGTGGGGGATTTCCTGCAGCTGCCGCCGGTGACCAGGGGCACGATCCGTTTCGCGTTCGAGGCCCCCAGCTGGAGTGCGTTTGCATTCGAGACCGTCACACTGACGCACAACTGGCGCAGCGAGGATACCGAATTCAACGGCATCCTGAACGCCGTGCGGCATGCCCGTGTCGGCGAGGAGGAACACCTTTATCTGCATGAGCTGATCAAGCCGACGGGCGAGGACCTGTCAAGTTATACCTTCCTCTACGGTACGAACCGTTCGGCCTTCGAACATAACCGTGAGCAGCTGGATGCGGTGGAGGGGGATCTCTATGCCTTTGAAACCCAGAGTGTCTGCCATGACACCAAGACCCAGCCGCGGGAAGTGCAGCGTTTTATGGAAGATGCCCGTATCCCCGAGATCCTGGAGCTGAAAATCGGGGCGCCGGTCCTCTTTACGCGCAACAGCTGGAATTACGTCAACGGCGAGCGGGGAAGTATCGTCAAGCTCGAGCAGGATGCGGTCTCTGTCCGTAAAAGTGACGGTATCGTGGTCAAGCTCGAACGCGTCGGTACGGAGAAAAGCCGATGGGAAGAACGCACCGTGGAGCAGGAGAAGCAGATGGTCGAAGTGCCCCTTATCACGCTCTACCAGTTCCCTATCGTGCTAGCGTTTGCCATCACCATCCACAAATCACAGGGGATGAGCATTCCCGACCTTGTCATCGATACCACGGAGATCTTCGCCCCGTCGCAGTTCTATGTCGCCCTTTCACGCGCCGTCTCCCCCCATACCCTTATTCTGAAACAGCCTCGTGTCAACTGGGCAAACCTCGCTTTTGTGCACCCCAAAGCACTGGCCTTTGTCAGTGCCTGA